From one Eulemur rufifrons isolate Redbay chromosome 23, OSU_ERuf_1, whole genome shotgun sequence genomic stretch:
- the KIFC3 gene encoding kinesin-like protein KIFC3 isoform X3 — translation MVEAMSQLQEEKAQLQEELAVLQEQLVLRDSDQQATAAQLQNQVENLKEKLLSQAQEVSRLRAELGGTDLEKHRDLLMVENERLRQEMRRCEAELQDLRATPAAPCPGCEHSQESAQLRDRLSQLQLEVAENKGMLSELNLEVQQKTDRLAEVELRLKDCLAEKAQEEERLSRRLRDSHETIASLRAQSPPVKYVIKTIEVESPKTKQALSESQARNQHLQEQVAMQRQVLKEMEQQLQSSHQLTMQLRAQIAMYESELERAHGQMLEEMQSLEEDKNRAIEEAFARAQVEMKAVHENLAGVRTNLLTLQPALRTLTNDYNGLKRQVRSFPLLLQEALRSVKAEIGQAIEEVNSNNQELLRKYRRELQLRKKCHNELVRLKGNIRVIARVRPITKEDGEGPEAANAVTFDPDDDSVIHLLHKGKPVSFELDKVFSPRASQQDVFQEVQALITSCIDGFNVCIFAYGQTGAGKTYTMEGSHENPGINQRALQLLFSEVQEKASDWEYTITVSAAEIYNEVLRDLLGKEPQEKLEIRLCPDGSGQLYVPGLTEFQVQSVDDINKVFEFGHTNRTTEFTNLNEHSSRSHALLIVTVRGVDCSTGLRTTGKLNLVDLAGSERVGKSGAEGSRLREAQHINKSLSALGDVIAALRSRQGHVPFRNSKLTYLLQDSLSGDSKTLMVVQVSPVEKNTSETLYSLKFAERVRSVELGPGPRRAELGSWSSQEHLEWEPACQTPQPSARAHSAPSSGTSSRPGSIRRKLQPSA, via the exons GTGGAGAACCTGAAGGAGAAGCTCCTTAGCCAGGCCCAGGAGGTGAGCCGACTCCGGGCGGAGCTG GGGGGCACCGACTTGGAGAAGCACCGGGACCTGCTGATGGTGGAGAATgagcggctgaggcaggagatgcGGCGCTGCGAGGCGGAGCTGCAGGACCTGCGGGCGACGCCGGCCGCCCCTTGCCCGGGCTGCGAGCACAGCCAG GAGAGTGCCCAGCTCCGGGACAGGCTGTCCCAGCTGCAGCTGGAGGTGGCAGAGAACAAAGGCATGCTGTCGGAGCTGAACCTGGAGGTGCAGCAGAAGACCGACCGGCTGGCCGAGGTGGAGCTGCGGCTCAAGGACTGCCTGGCGGAGAAGGCGCAGGAGGAGGAGCGGCTCAGCCGGCGCCTGCGCGACAGCCACGAGACCATCGCCAGCCTGCGGGCCCAGTCCCCGCCTGTCAAG TACGTCATCAAGACGATAGAGGTGGAGTCGCCCAAGACCAAGCAGGCCCTCAGTGAGTCCCAGGCCCGGAACCAGCACCTGCAGGAGCAGGTGGCCATGCAGAGGCAGGTGCTGAAGGAGATGGAGCAGCAGCTGCAGAGCTCGCACCAGCTGACCATGCAGCTCCGGGCGCAG ATTGCCATGTACGAGTCGGAGCTGGAGCGGGCACACGGGCAGATGCTGGAGGAGATGCAGTCCCTGGAGGAGGACAAGAACCGGGCCATCGAGGAGGCCTTCGCCAGAGCCCAGGTGGAGATGAAGGCCGTGCACGAGAACCTGGCAG GTGTCCGGACCAACCTGCTGACGCTGCAGCCGGCACTGCGGACCCTCACGAACGACTACAACGGGCTCAAGCGGCAGGTGCGCAGCTTCCCGCTGCTGCTGCAGGAGGCCCTGAGGAGCGTCAAGGCCGAG ATCGGCCAGGCCATCGAGGAGGTCAACAGCAACAACCAGGAGCTGCTGCGCAAGTACCGCCGGGAGCTGCAGCTACGCAAGAAGTGCCACAACGAGCTCGTGCGGCTAAAAG GGAACATCAGGGTGATTGCTCGTGTCCGGCCAATCACCAAAGAAGACGGGGAAGGACCCGAGGCAGCCAACGCTGTGACCTTCGATCCCGACGACGACTCCGTCATCCACCTGCTGCACAAGGGCAAGCCTGTGTCCTTCGAGCTGGACAAGGTCTTCTCCCCGCGGGCCTCGCAGCAGGAT gtgTTCCAGGAGGTCCAAGCCCTGATCACCTCCTGCATCGATGGCTTCAACGTCTGCATCTTCGCCTACGGCCAGACGGGCGCCGGCAAGACGTACACGATGGAG GGGTCCCACGAGAACCCAGGCATCAACCAGCGGGCCCTGCAGCTGCTCTTCTCCGAGGTGCAGGAGAAGGCGTCCGACTGGGAGTACACCATCACCGTGAGCGCGGCCGAGATCTACAACGAGGTCCTCAG GGACCTGCTGGGGAAGGAGCCCCAGGAGAAGCTGGAGATCCGGCTGTGCCCGGACGGCAGCGGGCAGCTGTACGTGCCGGGGCTCACGGAGTTCCAGGTGCAGAGCGTGGATGACATCAACAAG GTGTTTGAGTTCGGCCACACCAACCGCACGACCGAGTTCACCAACCTGAACGAGCACAGCTCCCGCTCGCACGCGCTGCTCATCGTGACGGTGCGCGGCGTGGACTGCAGCACGGGCCTGCGCACCACGG GGAAGCTGAACCTGGTGGACTTGGCTGGCTCGGAGCGTGTGGGCAAGTCCGGGGCCGAGGGCAGCCGCCTGCGGGAGGCACAACACATCAACAAGTCGCTGTCGGCGCTGGGAGACGTCATCGCTGCCCTGCGCTCCCGCCAGGGCCACGTGCCCTTTCGCAACTCCAAGCTCACCTACCTGCTGCAGGACTCGCTCAGTGGTGACAGCAAGACCCTCATGGTGGTGCAG GTGTCCCCCGTGGAGAAGAACACCAGCGAGACGCTCTATTCCCTCAAGTTTGCGGAGCGGGTGCGCTCGGTGGAGCTGGGCCCCGGGCCACGCCGGGCCGAGCTCGGGTCCTGGTCGAGCCAGGAGCATCTAGAG TGGGAGCCTGCTTGCCAGACGCCACAGCCCTCAGCACGAGCCCATTCGGCCCCCAGCTCCGGGACCTCGAGCCGCCCTGGCTCCATCCGCAGGAAGCTGCAGCCCTCAG CCTGA
- the KATNB1 gene encoding katanin p80 WD40 repeat-containing subunit B1, which yields MATPVVTKTAWKLQEIVAHASNVSSLVLGKASGRLLATGGDDCRVNLWSINKPNCIMSLTGHTSPVESVRLNTPEELIVAGSQSGSIRVWDLEAAKILRTLMGHKANICSLDFHPYGEFVASGSQDTNIKLWDIRRKGCVFRYRGHSQAVRCLRFSPDGKWLASAADDHTVKLWDLTAGKMMSEFPGHTGPVNVVEFHPNEYLLASGSSDRTIRFWDLEKFQVVSCIEGEPGPVRSVLFNPDGCCLYSGCQDSLRVYGWEPERCFDVVLVNWGKVADLAICNDQLIGVAFSQSNVSSYVVDLTRVTRTGTVAQDPVQDSRPLAQLPPNPSAPLRRIYERPSTTCSKPQRVKQNSESERRSPSSEDDRDERESRAEIQNAEDYNEIFQPKNSISRTPPRRSEPFPAPPEDDTATAKEAANPSPAMDVQFPMPNLDAPPGSPVITSTPAPKAEPAIIPATRNEPIGLKAADFLPAVKIPQQAELVDEDAMSQIRKGHDTMCVVLTSRHKNLDTVRAVWTTGDIKTSVDSAVAINDLSVVVDLLNIVNQKASLWKLDLCTTVLPQIEKLLQSKYESYVQTGCTSLKLILQRFLPLITDILAAPPSVGVDISREERLHKCRLCYKQLKSISGLVKSKSCLSGRHGSAFRELHLLMASLD from the exons AGGAGATCGTCGCACACGCCAGCAATGTGTCCTCGCTGGTGCTGGGCAAAGCCTCGGGGCGGCTGCTGGCCACAGGCGGGGATGACTGCCGTGTCAACCTGTGGTCCATCAACAAGCCCAACTGCATCATG AGCCTGACGGGTCACACGTCCCCCGTGGAGAGTGTCCGCCTCAACACCCCCGAGGAGCTCATTGTGGCTGGCTCCCAGTCGGGCTCCATCCGCGTCTGGGACCTGGAAGCTGCCAAAA TTCTTCGCACACTCATGGGACACAAAGCCAACATCTGCAGCCTGGACTTCCACCCCTATGGCGAGTTTGTAGCCTCTGGTTCCCAGGACACGAACATCAAG ctctgggacatcAGGAGGAAAGGCTGCGTCTTCCGATACAGA GGCCACAGCCAGGCCGTGCGCTGTCTCCGGTTCAGCCCCGATGGGAAGTGGTTGGCATCGGCCGCGGACGACCACACGGTGAAG CTCTGGGATCTGACTGCCGGCAAGATGATGTCTGAGTTCCCTGGTCACACGGGGCCTGTCAACGTGGTGGAGTTTCACCCCAACGAGTACCTCCTGGCTTCTGGCAGCTCTgacag GACGATCCGTTTCTGGGATCTGGAGAAATTCCAGGTGGTGAGCTGCATTGAAGGGGAGCCGGGGCCCGTCAG GAGCGTCCTCTTCAACCCCGACGGCTGCTGCCTGTACAGCGGCTGCCAGGACTCTCTGCGCGTCTACGGCTGGGAGCCCGAGCGCTGCTTTGACGTGGTCCTCGTCAACTGGGGCAAGGTGGCCGACCTGGCCATCTGCAATGACCAGCTG ATCGGCGTGGCCTTCTCCCAGAGCAACGTCTCCTCTTACGTGGTGGATCTGACACGGGTCACCAGGACAGGCACGGTGGCCCAGGACCCCGTGCAGGACAGCCGGCCCCTGGCCCAGCTGCCGCCCAACCCCAGCGCCCCGCTCCGGCGCATCTACGAGCGGCCCAGCACGACCTGCAGCAAGCCTCAGAG GGTGAAGCAGAACTCGGAGAGCGAACGCCGCAGCCCTAGCAGCGAGGACGACCGGGACGAGCGGGAGTCGCGGGCGGAGATCCAGAACGCCGAGGACTACAACGAGATCTTCCAGCCCAAGAACAGCATCA GTCGGACGCCGCCCCGGAGGAGCGAGCCCTTCCCAGCTCCCCCAGAGGATG ACACAGCCACAGCCAAGGAGGCCGCAAACCCCAGCCCAGCCATGGACGTGCAGTTCCCGATGCCAAAT CTCGATGCCCCACCCGGGTCCCCAGTCATCACTTCCACACCCGCACCCAAGGCCGAGCCCGCCATCATCCCTGCCACCCGGAACGAGCCCATCGGGCTCAAGGCCGCCGACTTCCTGCCC GCCGTGAAGATCCCCCAGCAGGCGGAGCTGGTGGATGAGGATGCCATGTCACAGATCCGCAAAGGCCACGACACCATGTGTGTGGTGCTCACTAGCCGCCACAAGAACCTGGACACCGTGCGGGCAGTGTGGACCACGGGCGACATCAAG ACGTCAGTGGACTCGGCCGTGGCCATCAACGACCTGTCGGTGGTGGTGGACCTCCTGAACATCGTCAACCAGAAGGC CTCGCTGTGGAAGCTGGACCTGTGCACCACGGTGCTGCCCCAGATCGAGAAGCTGCTGCAGAGCAAGTACGAGAG CTACGTCCAGACAGGCTGCACCTCCCTGAAGCTGATCCTGCAGCGGTTTCTGCCCCTGATCACCGACATCCTGGCGGCGCCGCCCTCTGTGGGCGTGGACATCAGCCGGGAAGAGAG GCTGCACAAGTGCCGGCTCTGCTACAAGCAGCTCAAGAGCATCAGTGGCCTCGTCAAGAGCAAGTCGTGCCTGAGCGGCCGCCACGGCAGTGCCTTCCGCGAGCTGCACCTGCTCATGGCCAGTCTGGACTGA
- the KIFC3 gene encoding kinesin-like protein KIFC3 isoform X4, with protein sequence MVENERLRQEMRRCEAELQDLRATPAAPCPGCEHSQESAQLRDRLSQLQLEVAENKGMLSELNLEVQQKTDRLAEVELRLKDCLAEKAQEEERLSRRLRDSHETIASLRAQSPPVKYVIKTIEVESPKTKQALSESQARNQHLQEQVAMQRQVLKEMEQQLQSSHQLTMQLRAQIAMYESELERAHGQMLEEMQSLEEDKNRAIEEAFARAQVEMKAVHENLAGVRTNLLTLQPALRTLTNDYNGLKRQVRSFPLLLQEALRSVKAEIGQAIEEVNSNNQELLRKYRRELQLRKKCHNELVRLKGNIRVIARVRPITKEDGEGPEAANAVTFDPDDDSVIHLLHKGKPVSFELDKVFSPRASQQDVFQEVQALITSCIDGFNVCIFAYGQTGAGKTYTMEGSHENPGINQRALQLLFSEVQEKASDWEYTITVSAAEIYNEVLRDLLGKEPQEKLEIRLCPDGSGQLYVPGLTEFQVQSVDDINKVFEFGHTNRTTEFTNLNEHSSRSHALLIVTVRGVDCSTGLRTTGKLNLVDLAGSERVGKSGAEGSRLREAQHINKSLSALGDVIAALRSRQGHVPFRNSKLTYLLQDSLSGDSKTLMVVQVSPVEKNTSETLYSLKFAERVRSVELGPGPRRAELGSWSSQEHLEWEPACQTPQPSARAHSAPSSGTSSRPGSIRRKLQPSA encoded by the exons ATGGTGGAGAATgagcggctgaggcaggagatgcGGCGCTGCGAGGCGGAGCTGCAGGACCTGCGGGCGACGCCGGCCGCCCCTTGCCCGGGCTGCGAGCACAGCCAG GAGAGTGCCCAGCTCCGGGACAGGCTGTCCCAGCTGCAGCTGGAGGTGGCAGAGAACAAAGGCATGCTGTCGGAGCTGAACCTGGAGGTGCAGCAGAAGACCGACCGGCTGGCCGAGGTGGAGCTGCGGCTCAAGGACTGCCTGGCGGAGAAGGCGCAGGAGGAGGAGCGGCTCAGCCGGCGCCTGCGCGACAGCCACGAGACCATCGCCAGCCTGCGGGCCCAGTCCCCGCCTGTCAAG TACGTCATCAAGACGATAGAGGTGGAGTCGCCCAAGACCAAGCAGGCCCTCAGTGAGTCCCAGGCCCGGAACCAGCACCTGCAGGAGCAGGTGGCCATGCAGAGGCAGGTGCTGAAGGAGATGGAGCAGCAGCTGCAGAGCTCGCACCAGCTGACCATGCAGCTCCGGGCGCAG ATTGCCATGTACGAGTCGGAGCTGGAGCGGGCACACGGGCAGATGCTGGAGGAGATGCAGTCCCTGGAGGAGGACAAGAACCGGGCCATCGAGGAGGCCTTCGCCAGAGCCCAGGTGGAGATGAAGGCCGTGCACGAGAACCTGGCAG GTGTCCGGACCAACCTGCTGACGCTGCAGCCGGCACTGCGGACCCTCACGAACGACTACAACGGGCTCAAGCGGCAGGTGCGCAGCTTCCCGCTGCTGCTGCAGGAGGCCCTGAGGAGCGTCAAGGCCGAG ATCGGCCAGGCCATCGAGGAGGTCAACAGCAACAACCAGGAGCTGCTGCGCAAGTACCGCCGGGAGCTGCAGCTACGCAAGAAGTGCCACAACGAGCTCGTGCGGCTAAAAG GGAACATCAGGGTGATTGCTCGTGTCCGGCCAATCACCAAAGAAGACGGGGAAGGACCCGAGGCAGCCAACGCTGTGACCTTCGATCCCGACGACGACTCCGTCATCCACCTGCTGCACAAGGGCAAGCCTGTGTCCTTCGAGCTGGACAAGGTCTTCTCCCCGCGGGCCTCGCAGCAGGAT gtgTTCCAGGAGGTCCAAGCCCTGATCACCTCCTGCATCGATGGCTTCAACGTCTGCATCTTCGCCTACGGCCAGACGGGCGCCGGCAAGACGTACACGATGGAG GGGTCCCACGAGAACCCAGGCATCAACCAGCGGGCCCTGCAGCTGCTCTTCTCCGAGGTGCAGGAGAAGGCGTCCGACTGGGAGTACACCATCACCGTGAGCGCGGCCGAGATCTACAACGAGGTCCTCAG GGACCTGCTGGGGAAGGAGCCCCAGGAGAAGCTGGAGATCCGGCTGTGCCCGGACGGCAGCGGGCAGCTGTACGTGCCGGGGCTCACGGAGTTCCAGGTGCAGAGCGTGGATGACATCAACAAG GTGTTTGAGTTCGGCCACACCAACCGCACGACCGAGTTCACCAACCTGAACGAGCACAGCTCCCGCTCGCACGCGCTGCTCATCGTGACGGTGCGCGGCGTGGACTGCAGCACGGGCCTGCGCACCACGG GGAAGCTGAACCTGGTGGACTTGGCTGGCTCGGAGCGTGTGGGCAAGTCCGGGGCCGAGGGCAGCCGCCTGCGGGAGGCACAACACATCAACAAGTCGCTGTCGGCGCTGGGAGACGTCATCGCTGCCCTGCGCTCCCGCCAGGGCCACGTGCCCTTTCGCAACTCCAAGCTCACCTACCTGCTGCAGGACTCGCTCAGTGGTGACAGCAAGACCCTCATGGTGGTGCAG GTGTCCCCCGTGGAGAAGAACACCAGCGAGACGCTCTATTCCCTCAAGTTTGCGGAGCGGGTGCGCTCGGTGGAGCTGGGCCCCGGGCCACGCCGGGCCGAGCTCGGGTCCTGGTCGAGCCAGGAGCATCTAGAG TGGGAGCCTGCTTGCCAGACGCCACAGCCCTCAGCACGAGCCCATTCGGCCCCCAGCTCCGGGACCTCGAGCCGCCCTGGCTCCATCCGCAGGAAGCTGCAGCCCTCAG CCTGA